The region TCCATTTCGGCAACGTCGATCGCGGCGCTTTCGTCGGACGGATTGCGCGGGATGTGACGCACCGGGAAGCGCCATGCGACATGCGCCGCATCGTAGAGCGCGCCGTAGGCACCGTCGTTGATGTAGAGCTCGTCACCGCGACGCTTCTCGACCTTGACGATCAGCGAGTTGTACTCGGCCGACAGCGCACGGCCGGGCTCGCACCACAGTTCGGCGTTGTAGGCGATCGGCAGCGACTCGAAGTGGCGATGGATGATCGCGAAGTAGTCCTCGAGCGGCGGCGGCTCCATGCCCGGGTACGACGAGGGGAACCCGCCGCCCACGTCGATCATGTCGATGACGACACCGGCATCGGCAATCGCTGCACGCGCGCGGTCGAGCGCCTGGACGTAAGCGAAGGGCGTCATCGCCTGGCTGCCGACGTGGAAACACACGCCCAGCCAGTCGGCGACCTGACGGGTCGACTGCAGCAGAGCACCGGCGTCGGCAAGGTCAATGCCGAACTTGCTGGCAAGGCTCAGCTCCGAATATTCGGACGAGACGCGAAGGCGCACGCACAGGCGCAGGTCACGCGCCTGATTGCCTTCGTCGTCGGTAGTCGCCGCGACGATCTTCTCGACTTCTTCCTGGGTATCCAGGCTGAAGGTGCGCACACCGTGCTTGAAATAGGCCTCGCGGATCGCGCTCGCGGTCTTGACCGGGTGCATGAAGCACAAGGTCGCCTCGGGCAGCACCGAACGCACCATGCGCACTTCGGTGATGGACGCGACGTCGTAATGCGTGATCCCGTTATCCCACAGGATCTGCACGAGATCCGGCGAGGGATTGGCCTTGACCGCGTAGAGCGACTTGCCCGGGAACTTCGTGGCGAAGAACTGGGCTGCGCGCGCCGCAGCATGCGGGCGGTTCAGGATGACGGGTTCGTCGGGCGCGAG is a window of Novosphingobium aureum DNA encoding:
- a CDS encoding type III PLP-dependent enzyme yields the protein MLQHLDAPAVARELAPDEPVILNRPHAAARAAQFFATKFPGKSLYAVKANPSPDLVQILWDNGITHYDVASITEVRMVRSVLPEATLCFMHPVKTASAIREAYFKHGVRTFSLDTQEEVEKIVAATTDDEGNQARDLRLCVRLRVSSEYSELSLASKFGIDLADAGALLQSTRQVADWLGVCFHVGSQAMTPFAYVQALDRARAAIADAGVVIDMIDVGGGFPSSYPGMEPPPLEDYFAIIHRHFESLPIAYNAELWCEPGRALSAEYNSLIVKVEKRRGDELYINDGAYGALYDAAHVAWRFPVRHIPRNPSDESAAIDVAEMESFSFYGPTCDDADFMEGPFMLPGEIKAGDWIEVGMLGAYGAAMKTAFNGFGSAEVVIVTDEPMASLYTGERQDPRSSDNVVSLR